A region from the Trueperaceae bacterium genome encodes:
- a CDS encoding alpha-2-macroglobulin family protein: MPWSKLALALILTLPWLAPSASAQGSTIPERYATTVSDTDYPGNDIASLFDVTLEQCQANCLREGGCVAFTFNVRQGACFLKENLGEPVPFVGALSGVITGQPADALQRAEAAAATLTFLDTSDLTAAREQAETLAESYQAEGRTEADWLAAAQAQEPADAVAATGAAVTVADSGPAWLAHARALAAQAAKDPDRRYTLNRRAFLAALNATLRLPESDRAAALVVLSQTLEATFRGQAALEAMRLADRLTPGVAPEELARLREAFGFRVLSHDVDASTAAPRICVTFSEDLSPARDYAPFVRRTATALALEVEGQQLCVTGAVYGKTYDLTLRAGLPSAGGDSLARDVPLTVYVRDREPTVRFPGRTYVLPAAGPRALPVETVNADRLELRLLRVSDRNVVTAIRQGSFLQALSAWDGARFEDLLTEPVWDGEAQLIGDLNNTTTSLLPLDDVGALAPGVYVLRASVPGADPYDTPPATQWFLVSDLGVTTLAGTDGLHVVVQRLSDGRPVAGLHVELVARSNRVLGEGSTDAEGHAMFPAGLARGTGNAAPALVLVEGADDLAVLSLEEPEFDLSDRGVAGRLSPGPLDVFMTTDRGAYRPSETVHLTALVRDAGARAVSGLPLTVLLVRPDGVEHARVVTDGGVAGGHVAAFSLGSDVPRGVWRLETYADPDAPALAAKTVLVEDFLPERSDFTLTLGDGAPVDVSAPPDLSLEARYLFGAPAAGLTLSGSVGVATTSELADWPGYSFGRHDQRVDTQRRVFPAGLTTDAAGRLAAPLPLAGLELDARPYTLTVQALLLDGSSRPVERDLTLPLRPTGPVVGIRPSFDGAVPENGEAGFDLVLVAPDGAVLDGELRWQVDRVLTRYQWYAVDGRWFWEPVTERQRVGEGTVSVVGGPGHVSVPVTWGQYELRATYDGGTSAGQPQASTRQAGSFATASVAFSAGWYGVDATRDTPDLLEVSLDAASYAPGDVARLRIVPEGAGTALVAVLSDQVVDLRLVDVDGETTVDLNVTEEWGTGAYVVASLVRPSGAAGHVPARSLGVAHAAVAPGERALDVTLTAPAAADPRGRLNVVLSVPDVPDGQAFATVAAVDVGVLNLTGFAAPDPQGYFFGQRRLGVAVRDLYGRLIDASQGALGQVRSGGGAETEAVNAGPAPAEELLALFSGPITLVDGRAELGFDLPAFNGTVRLMAVVWSEAAVGQAQADVLVRDPVVVQPSLPRFMTPGDASRLRIELTHASGPAGEMGLSVEGYGLGEAPAAVTLAAGGRAVVDVPLQPAEAGEYTYRIALTTPDGRVLEREVRLSVRHTDPETARTEQFVLAPGETFLFDAAALAGFRPGTARATLFAGAGAALDQPGLVQRLLAYPYGCTEQLASTLAPLLWAPGTVRELGLLTDAEARSRAQDAVDRILTRQGRTGSFGLWGAGDYDYDLWLDVYTTDVLLRAEAQGLSVPATPMRMALDNLRNEVAQAGTLQGGAAGYAYAFYVLARAGEAAIGDLRYYADTLAERFDTPLAAAHLGAALAAYGEVERSEALFARAQDLALAPTDDGGWRADYGTTLRDRAGLLALAVEAGSKVVDRVRLANLVANGAPANLLSTQEAAWALRAAVALGEQSQGLVVDDRPVAGNVVRLYAGAPAILRNDGAEDVLVTLTTFGVPEVAPEAGGVGYTITRSHYTPDGAPADLGAVKVGDRLVVVLEVRPDRGVAGGRLMIDDALAAGFEIDNANLLREGDIRAFDWLSVPFTADMTEARSERFLAAGTWTSEEPLRLAYVMRAVSPGTFRYPAAKVEDMYRPGNYALSATDVVTIRP, encoded by the coding sequence GCCGTTCGTCGGCGCGCTCTCCGGCGTTATCACCGGACAACCGGCGGACGCGCTGCAACGGGCCGAGGCCGCCGCCGCGACGCTCACCTTCCTGGACACGAGCGACCTCACCGCCGCCCGCGAGCAGGCTGAGACGCTGGCCGAGAGCTACCAAGCAGAAGGGCGGACGGAGGCAGACTGGCTGGCCGCCGCCCAGGCTCAGGAGCCCGCCGACGCCGTGGCCGCGACCGGCGCCGCCGTGACCGTGGCGGACAGCGGCCCGGCTTGGCTCGCGCACGCCCGCGCCCTCGCAGCTCAGGCCGCCAAGGACCCGGACAGGCGTTACACGCTGAACCGCCGCGCCTTCCTGGCCGCGCTCAACGCCACGCTGCGCCTGCCCGAGTCGGACCGCGCGGCCGCGCTTGTCGTGCTCTCGCAGACCCTGGAGGCGACCTTCCGCGGCCAGGCCGCGCTGGAGGCCATGCGCCTGGCCGACCGTCTCACCCCGGGCGTCGCCCCCGAGGAGCTCGCGCGCCTGCGCGAGGCGTTCGGCTTCCGCGTCCTCTCGCACGACGTCGACGCCAGCACCGCCGCGCCGCGCATCTGCGTGACGTTCTCCGAGGACCTCTCACCGGCCCGCGACTACGCGCCCTTCGTGCGCCGCACGGCGACCGCGCTGGCGCTCGAGGTCGAGGGGCAGCAACTCTGCGTCACCGGCGCGGTCTACGGCAAGACCTACGACCTCACGCTGCGCGCCGGCCTGCCGAGCGCCGGCGGCGACTCCCTGGCACGCGACGTGCCGCTGACCGTCTACGTGCGCGACCGCGAACCGACGGTGCGCTTCCCCGGCCGGACCTACGTGCTGCCCGCCGCCGGCCCCCGCGCGCTACCGGTGGAGACCGTCAACGCCGACCGCCTGGAGCTGCGCCTCCTACGCGTGTCGGACCGGAACGTCGTCACCGCCATCCGGCAGGGCAGCTTCCTCCAGGCACTGAGCGCCTGGGACGGCGCGCGCTTCGAGGACCTGCTGACCGAGCCCGTCTGGGACGGCGAGGCCCAGCTGATCGGCGACCTGAACAACACCACGACGTCGCTACTGCCGCTCGACGACGTCGGGGCGCTCGCCCCCGGCGTCTACGTGCTGCGCGCGAGCGTGCCCGGCGCGGACCCGTACGACACCCCGCCCGCCACGCAGTGGTTCCTCGTCTCCGATCTGGGCGTGACCACCCTGGCCGGTACGGACGGCCTGCACGTGGTCGTGCAGCGCCTGTCGGACGGACGGCCGGTCGCTGGCTTGCACGTCGAGCTGGTGGCGCGCTCGAACCGCGTGCTCGGCGAGGGTTCGACCGACGCCGAGGGGCACGCGATGTTCCCGGCTGGCCTGGCGCGTGGCACGGGCAACGCCGCCCCGGCTCTCGTGCTCGTCGAGGGCGCCGACGACCTGGCGGTGCTGTCGCTCGAGGAACCGGAGTTCGACCTCTCGGACCGGGGCGTCGCCGGGCGCCTCTCCCCCGGCCCGCTGGACGTGTTCATGACCACCGACCGTGGCGCCTACCGCCCCAGCGAGACCGTCCACCTCACGGCCCTCGTGCGCGACGCGGGCGCGCGCGCCGTCAGCGGTCTGCCGCTGACTGTGCTGCTCGTCAGGCCGGACGGCGTCGAGCACGCGCGCGTCGTCACGGACGGCGGCGTGGCGGGCGGGCACGTGGCGGCGTTCTCGCTCGGGAGCGACGTGCCGCGCGGCGTGTGGCGCCTAGAGACCTACGCCGATCCGGACGCCCCGGCGCTGGCGGCCAAGACCGTGCTGGTCGAGGACTTCCTGCCGGAGCGGAGCGACTTCACGCTGACGCTCGGCGACGGCGCGCCGGTTGACGTCTCTGCCCCGCCCGACCTCAGCCTGGAGGCGCGCTACCTCTTCGGCGCGCCGGCCGCGGGCCTGACCCTGTCGGGCAGCGTCGGCGTGGCCACGACCTCCGAGCTGGCCGACTGGCCCGGCTACTCCTTCGGGCGCCACGACCAGCGCGTCGACACGCAACGGCGCGTGTTCCCCGCGGGCCTGACGACGGACGCCGCCGGGCGGCTGGCAGCGCCGTTGCCGCTCGCCGGCCTCGAGCTCGACGCCCGCCCCTACACGTTGACCGTCCAGGCCCTGCTCCTCGACGGCTCCTCCCGCCCCGTCGAACGCGACCTCACGCTCCCCTTGCGCCCGACCGGCCCGGTCGTCGGCATCCGCCCGAGCTTCGACGGCGCCGTGCCGGAGAACGGCGAGGCGGGCTTCGACCTCGTGCTGGTGGCGCCGGACGGCGCCGTGCTGGACGGCGAGTTGCGCTGGCAGGTCGATCGCGTGCTGACCCGTTACCAGTGGTACGCGGTCGACGGACGCTGGTTCTGGGAACCGGTCACCGAACGCCAGCGCGTCGGCGAGGGCACTGTGAGCGTGGTGGGCGGCCCGGGCCACGTCTCCGTGCCCGTCACGTGGGGCCAGTACGAACTGCGCGCCACCTACGACGGTGGCACGTCCGCCGGTCAGCCGCAGGCGTCCACCCGTCAGGCGGGGAGCTTCGCGACCGCCTCCGTGGCCTTCTCCGCCGGCTGGTACGGCGTCGACGCCACGCGCGACACGCCCGACCTGCTCGAGGTGTCGCTCGACGCGGCCAGCTACGCCCCCGGCGACGTCGCGCGCCTGCGCATCGTGCCGGAAGGCGCCGGCACCGCGCTGGTGGCCGTGCTCTCCGACCAGGTGGTCGACCTGCGCCTCGTCGACGTGGACGGCGAGACGACCGTAGACCTGAACGTGACGGAGGAGTGGGGCACGGGCGCCTACGTGGTCGCCAGCCTCGTGCGCCCGAGCGGTGCCGCGGGCCACGTGCCCGCCAGGAGCCTGGGCGTGGCGCACGCGGCGGTGGCGCCCGGCGAGCGCGCGCTGGACGTGACCCTGACCGCGCCGGCAGCAGCCGACCCGCGCGGGCGGCTGAACGTGGTGCTGAGCGTGCCCGACGTGCCGGACGGCCAGGCGTTCGCCACCGTCGCGGCGGTGGACGTCGGGGTGCTCAACCTCACGGGCTTCGCCGCCCCCGACCCGCAGGGTTACTTCTTCGGCCAGCGCCGCCTCGGCGTGGCCGTCCGCGACCTCTACGGGCGCCTGATCGACGCGAGCCAGGGCGCGCTCGGCCAGGTGCGCTCCGGCGGTGGCGCCGAGACCGAGGCCGTGAACGCCGGCCCGGCGCCGGCCGAGGAGCTGCTGGCGCTGTTCTCCGGCCCAATCACGCTGGTGGACGGGCGCGCGGAGCTCGGGTTCGACCTGCCGGCCTTCAACGGCACCGTGCGCCTGATGGCCGTGGTGTGGAGCGAGGCGGCCGTCGGGCAGGCGCAGGCCGACGTGCTCGTGCGCGACCCGGTCGTGGTGCAGCCGAGCCTGCCGCGCTTCATGACGCCCGGCGACGCGAGCCGCCTGCGCATCGAGCTCACCCACGCGAGCGGGCCGGCGGGCGAGATGGGCCTCAGCGTCGAAGGGTACGGCCTGGGCGAGGCGCCTGCCGCCGTCACGCTGGCCGCCGGCGGGCGCGCCGTCGTGGACGTGCCGCTGCAGCCGGCGGAGGCGGGCGAGTACACGTACCGCATCGCCCTCACCACGCCCGACGGGCGCGTGCTGGAGCGCGAGGTGCGCTTGAGCGTCCGCCATACCGACCCGGAGACGGCGCGCACCGAGCAGTTCGTGCTGGCGCCCGGCGAGACGTTCCTCTTCGACGCGGCCGCGCTCGCCGGCTTCCGGCCCGGCACCGCGCGCGCGACCCTCTTCGCCGGCGCCGGCGCGGCGCTCGACCAGCCCGGCCTCGTGCAGCGCCTGCTCGCCTACCCGTACGGCTGCACGGAGCAGCTCGCCTCCACGCTCGCGCCCCTCCTGTGGGCACCCGGCACGGTACGCGAGCTGGGGCTCCTCACGGACGCCGAGGCGCGAAGCAGGGCGCAAGACGCCGTCGACCGCATCCTCACGCGCCAAGGGCGCACGGGAAGCTTCGGCCTGTGGGGTGCCGGCGACTACGACTACGACCTATGGCTGGACGTCTACACCACCGACGTGCTGCTGCGCGCCGAGGCGCAAGGGCTGAGCGTGCCGGCTACGCCCATGCGCATGGCGCTCGACAACCTGCGCAACGAGGTGGCGCAGGCTGGGACCCTGCAGGGCGGCGCCGCCGGCTACGCCTACGCTTTCTACGTGCTGGCGCGCGCCGGCGAGGCCGCCATCGGCGACCTCCGCTACTACGCCGACACACTCGCGGAACGCTTCGACACGCCCCTGGCGGCGGCGCACCTGGGTGCCGCGCTGGCGGCCTACGGCGAGGTGGAGCGCTCCGAGGCGCTGTTCGCCCGCGCGCAAGACCTGGCGCTCGCCCCTACCGACGACGGCGGCTGGCGGGCCGACTACGGCACGACGCTGCGCGACCGCGCCGGGCTCCTGGCGCTGGCGGTCGAGGCCGGTAGCAAGGTCGTCGACCGCGTGCGGCTCGCCAACCTCGTCGCCAACGGGGCGCCTGCCAACCTCCTCTCCACGCAGGAGGCGGCATGGGCGCTGCGGGCCGCGGTCGCGCTCGGCGAGCAGAGCCAAGGGCTCGTCGTGGACGATCGGCCCGTGGCGGGCAACGTCGTGCGGCTCTACGCCGGCGCGCCCGCCATCCTGCGCAACGACGGCGCCGAGGACGTGCTGGTCACGCTGACGACCTTCGGGGTGCCCGAGGTGGCGCCGGAGGCCGGGGGCGTGGGCTACACCATCACTCGCAGCCACTACACCCCGGACGGCGCGCCGGCCGACCTCGGCGCCGTGAAGGTGGGCGACCGCCTCGTCGTCGTCCTGGAGGTGCGGCCGGACCGCGGCGTGGCCGGCGGGCGGCTGATGATCGACGACGCGCTCGCGGCCGGCTTCGAGATCGACAACGCCAACCTCCTGCGCGAGGGCGACATCCGCGCCTTCGACTGGTTGAGCGTGCCGTTCACCGCGGACATGACCGAGGCGCGTTCCGAGCGCTTCCTGGCGGCGGGGACGTGGACGTCCGAGGAGCCGCTGCGGCTCGCGTACGTCATGCGCGCGGTCTCGCCGGGCACGTTCCGCTACCCGGCGGCCAAGGTCGAGGACATGTACCGGCCGGGCAACTACGCGCTCAGCGCCACGGACGTCGTGACGATCCGGCCGTGA